A part of candidate division KSB1 bacterium genomic DNA contains:
- a CDS encoding cohesin domain-containing protein — translation MFTRQNIIILILSICLEFCYSNVKSEIIFFDSFEYYETNQYPIGGWWRTLYNGTSARISTDYAFDLGTKSFRLEGYSNWSRIDGFNINYDNQITYQACVYILDTQKGAIVGFFESQGNMAPSYNAVFFRNDGKICIHDNGQSDIELRSYNSGQWYVVTASIDFTNNSMDVYIDGANVFSAHPRSTKDHCQIFALATNNFSTTGTAVCYFDNVIILNNSIQTSSIVSTIGDIWAFAYDWWWSKERNRDGRYAETKLVVPAFISDQHRASLSVWNWYSQASGSAHCRVYLSTQQQVTPTDNKHNLITWWVGNQASLGTLVGEYDAVNTRAQKNFDISDFITTNKSEEYYVAIENQGYADVAAGGIYICVKYSPLYITTVVNNHSLHQEFYVDIQVKDAQNLFGVAFKFNFPADKLEALAAEKGDFLGADPVFFPDINNSVGVVSVGISKKSGQPAANGTGIVARIKLKEKPSVTSGITIDLSLTEVAAMDPSGNPITLTPQNTSYLTPSASATLEVSPTSLTLASAANS, via the coding sequence ATGTTTACACGACAAAACATCATAATATTGATATTAAGCATCTGTCTCGAATTTTGTTATTCGAATGTGAAATCTGAAATCATCTTTTTTGATAGTTTCGAATATTATGAGACAAATCAATATCCAATCGGCGGTTGGTGGAGAACGCTTTACAATGGTACTTCTGCAAGAATTTCAACCGACTATGCATTCGATTTAGGAACAAAATCATTTCGATTAGAAGGCTATTCTAATTGGTCTCGGATCGATGGATTTAATATCAATTATGACAATCAAATCACTTATCAAGCTTGCGTTTATATTTTGGATACGCAAAAGGGTGCAATTGTCGGTTTTTTTGAGTCGCAAGGAAACATGGCGCCGTCATACAATGCGGTTTTTTTCAGGAATGATGGAAAAATATGCATCCACGATAATGGACAGTCCGATATCGAGCTGCGGTCATATAATTCTGGCCAATGGTATGTCGTGACAGCTTCAATAGATTTTACAAATAATAGCATGGATGTTTATATCGATGGTGCCAACGTATTTTCAGCTCATCCTCGCTCGACAAAAGATCACTGTCAAATTTTTGCGTTAGCAACAAATAATTTTTCAACTACAGGCACCGCTGTTTGCTATTTTGACAATGTTATAATTTTAAACAATTCTATTCAGACTTCGAGTATCGTTTCAACAATAGGTGATATCTGGGCATTTGCTTATGATTGGTGGTGGTCCAAAGAACGGAACAGAGATGGTCGCTACGCTGAAACGAAGCTGGTTGTGCCCGCTTTTATCTCAGATCAGCATCGCGCAAGTTTATCTGTATGGAATTGGTATTCGCAGGCAAGCGGTTCTGCCCATTGTAGAGTATATCTTTCAACTCAGCAACAGGTAACGCCGACTGACAATAAACATAATCTAATCACCTGGTGGGTAGGAAATCAGGCGAGTTTAGGAACTTTGGTGGGAGAATACGATGCTGTTAATACTCGAGCGCAAAAGAATTTTGACATATCGGATTTCATCACCACCAATAAATCTGAAGAATATTATGTCGCCATTGAAAATCAAGGTTATGCAGATGTTGCTGCTGGAGGGATTTATATTTGTGTAAAATATTCTCCACTTTATATAACAACGGTTGTTAACAACCACAGCCTGCACCAGGAATTTTATGTTGACATCCAGGTCAAAGACGCCCAGAACCTGTTCGGCGTGGCGTTCAAATTCAATTTTCCTGCGGATAAATTAGAGGCATTGGCTGCGGAAAAGGGCGATTTTCTGGGGGCAGACCCAGTGTTCTTCCCCGACATCAACAATAGTGTTGGCGTGGTGAGCGTGGGCATCAGCAAGAAGAGCGGACAGCCAGCCGCCAACGGCACGGGCATCGTGGCACGGATCAAATTGAAAGAAAAGCCATCGGTTACTAGCGGCATTACCATTGATCTGTCGCTGACCGAAGTGGCTGCTATGGACCCATCGGGCAATCCCATTACGCTCACGCCGCAGAACACGTCGTATCTCACGCCTAGCGCTTCAGCAACGTTAGAAGTATCTCCAACCAGTTTAACCTTGGCTTCAGCCGCCAACAGC
- a CDS encoding BACON domain-containing carbohydrate-binding protein, which produces MKIDKKVLFFVFLVLIFTADRSHAQYPEPERLLKFQDRQLSEFKFPHNEFHKQLSIANVGDSLNVRLVGRWGGGPCYAVATDGKYVYRGSGGYLEIFDVTNPAAPKMIGQVMTPDVVREIAVSGHYAYVADYDAGLRVIDVSVVSSPREVGFYDTPGDARGVAVSGPYAYVADYDAGLRVIDVSVVSSPREVGSYDTPGYAFGVAVSGHYAYVADGGSGLRVIDVSVVSSPREVGFYDTPGWANGVAVSGHYAYVADYADGLRVIDVSVVSSPREVGYYDTPGDARGVAVSGHYAYVADGDAGLRVIDVSVVTSPREVGFYDTPCYAEGVAVSGHYAYVADVLGGLRVIDVSTVTSPREVGFYDTPASARGVAVSGHYAYVADADAGLCILEFLAPTAPTVTTNAASNVTANSAQLNGTVNPNGLTTTVKFQYGTTTSYGSEITASPSSVSGTSSASVSAQLSGLLPNTTYHYRVVATNSVGTSYGEDQSFTTLASSYLTVSPTSITLDSSPNSQGSFSITSNVNWNASDNASWLDVSPVSGSGNGTVTITANSANISANPRSATVTVSGGGITRTVSVTQSGSVQSGTSITSVVQNHSLHQEFYIDIQVKDAQNLFGVAFKFNFPADKLEALAAEKGDFLGADPVFFPDINNSAGVVSVGISKKSGQPAANGTGIVARIKLKEKPLVTSGITIDLSLTEVAAMDPSGNPITLTPQNTSYVTPNPTSVADRVKQFPEEYLLYPNYPNPFNPTTTISYALPEAAHVQVQIFDINGREVKRLVDQMCDAGVHSVVWDGTDEAQQRVASGIYICRFSAGEVVLNRKLVLAK; this is translated from the coding sequence ATGAAAATTGATAAAAAAGTGCTCTTTTTTGTTTTTCTGGTTTTAATCTTTACCGCAGACCGTTCACATGCACAATATCCTGAACCAGAAAGATTATTAAAATTTCAAGATCGCCAGCTTAGCGAATTTAAATTTCCACACAATGAATTCCACAAACAATTAAGTATTGCCAACGTTGGTGACAGCCTGAACGTGCGGCTGGTGGGCCGCTGGGGTGGCGGGCCTTGTTATGCGGTAGCGACCGATGGTAAATATGTCTATCGTGGCAGTGGCGGCTATCTGGAGATTTTCGATGTCACGAATCCTGCTGCGCCCAAAATGATTGGCCAGGTCATGACGCCGGATGTTGTACGGGAAATTGCGGTCAGCGGCCATTACGCCTATGTGGCGGATTATGATGCAGGTTTGCGGGTGATCGATGTGAGCGTGGTGTCCAGTCCCCGGGAAGTGGGGTTTTATGATACGCCAGGTGATGCCAGAGGCGTGGCGGTCAGCGGCCCTTACGCCTATGTGGCGGATTATGATGCAGGTTTGCGGGTGATCGATGTGAGCGTGGTGTCCAGTCCCCGGGAAGTGGGGTCTTATGATACGCCAGGTTATGCCTTTGGCGTGGCGGTCAGCGGCCATTACGCCTATGTGGCGGATGGGGGTTCTGGTTTGCGGGTGATCGATGTGAGCGTGGTGTCCAGTCCCCGGGAAGTGGGGTTTTATGATACGCCAGGTTGGGCCAATGGCGTGGCGGTCAGCGGCCATTACGCCTATGTGGCGGATTATGCGGATGGTTTGCGGGTGATCGATGTGAGCGTGGTGTCGAGTCCCCGGGAAGTGGGGTATTATGATACGCCAGGTGATGCCAGAGGCGTGGCGGTCAGCGGCCATTATGCTTATGTGGCGGATGGGGATGCAGGTTTGCGGGTGATTGATGTGAGCGTGGTGACCAGTCCCCGGGAAGTGGGGTTTTATGATACGCCATGTTATGCCGAAGGCGTGGCGGTCAGCGGCCATTACGCCTACGTGGCGGATGTGTTAGGAGGTTTGCGGGTGATCGACGTGAGCACGGTGACCAGTCCCCGGGAAGTGGGGTTTTATGATACGCCAGCTTCTGCCAGAGGCGTGGCGGTCAGCGGCCATTACGCCTATGTGGCGGATGCGGATGCTGGTCTTTGTATTTTGGAATTTTTAGCGCCTACTGCGCCAACCGTAACCACCAATGCGGCGAGCAATGTCACGGCCAACTCGGCCCAGCTCAACGGCACGGTCAATCCCAATGGGCTCACTACCACGGTCAAGTTTCAATATGGTACTACTACAAGCTACGGCAGTGAGATCACAGCTTCTCCCAGCTCGGTGAGCGGCACCAGTTCTGCTTCGGTGTCTGCCCAATTATCTGGGCTATTGCCCAATACGACGTATCATTATCGGGTGGTGGCAACCAATAGCGTGGGGACAAGTTATGGTGAGGATCAAAGCTTCACTACGCTTGCGAGTTCTTATCTCACTGTTTCTCCAACCAGTATAACTCTCGATTCATCACCTAACAGCCAGGGGAGTTTCAGCATCACCTCCAATGTGAATTGGAATGCATCGGATAATGCCAGTTGGCTGGATGTTTCGCCCGTCAGTGGTTCGGGCAACGGCACGGTCACGATTACCGCCAATAGCGCCAATATTTCCGCCAATCCCCGCAGCGCCACCGTGACGGTCAGCGGTGGCGGGATCACTCGCACGGTTTCGGTTACGCAATCGGGCAGTGTGCAATCTGGAACATCTATCACTTCCGTCGTTCAGAACCACTCCTTGCACCAGGAATTCTACATTGACATCCAGGTCAAAGACGCCCAGAACCTGTTCGGCGTGGCGTTCAAATTCAATTTTCCAGCGGATAAATTAGAGGCATTGGCTGCGGAAAAGGGCGATTTTCTGGGGGCAGACCCAGTGTTCTTCCCTGACATCAACAACAGCGCTGGCGTGGTGAGCGTGGGCATCAGCAAGAAGAGCGGACAGCCAGCCGCCAACGGCACGGGCATCGTGGCACGGATCAAATTGAAAGAAAAGCCATTGGTTACCAGCGGCATTACCATTGATCTGTCGCTGACCGAAGTGGCTGCTATGGACCCATCGGGCAATCCCATTACGCTCACGCCGCAGAACACGTCGTATGTCACGCCCAATCCTACATCGGTGGCTGATAGAGTGAAACAATTTCCTGAGGAATATCTCTTGTATCCCAACTATCCCAATCCCTTCAATCCAACTACCACCATCAGCTATGCCCTGCCCGAAGCAGCCCACGTTCAGGTGCAGATTTTTGATATCAACGGACGGGAGGTCAAGCGGCTGGTTGATCAGATGTGCGACGCTGGGGTTCATTCGGTGGTTTGGGACGGCACCGATGAAGCGCAGCAAAGAGTCGCCAGTGGGATTTACATCTGCCGCTTCAGCGCTGGGGAGGTGGTTCTGAATCGGAAGTTGGTTTTGGCGAAGTAA
- a CDS encoding T9SS type A sorting domain-containing protein has product MRRLMIYQIIFVIAIATGWAIPGWSKIIASDNFESYSVNSYPSSNWYNMFSGVEAKISSQYGVWGSQSFRLEGQTSWSRVDAKDVSYGNRIEYQVWVYIPNATRGAIVGFFRKEGNMAPSYNAIHFNNNGRIAIHDNGLSDIDLQAYSANRWYLVIVSIDFNQNKMDVYIDGIKKYSGGPRSSRSNCNSFALATNNFSGSGTAVAYFDNVWIIDNAMVTKNYHSTISSIGAFSQYPYTPGRNGKYAEVKLEFPGGLSNASDIVLHYSHWWSQLAGSAVGKIYISTSQQVTPQTSSNDWKTFWVGNATNLGTYVGSFTATNTQTDATVNISSYVQSHPSNYYYIAINNEASADIAVYVLYIMSNSGGASGPYEPNDLMNQAYGPLTKNQWYTAYIETSTDIDWYYVDVSGAMSSNLSALPMNELPSELLIKLNQVSDIKENTILIARETGESISNMDLSPTSTYPLTVDLDVPSNLDYELEVYNSSGAPIGGSYNNSGIDEQVTVSVTAGRYYIKAYGFQGSYSSNSSYRVRANWVSNTSDINLTCYTGSTYNYFTPTSVNQGGTFTNYFRVQNTGTQSSGNFKLFVYLSTNDVISPSDTKVGESSVSSISGGSYRDVVTSCTVPSSMTPGDYYVGMIIDPENVVQETNENDNNWHHGSTRLLTVTTSSHTVSTPTTPSGPSSGTVNQTLTFSTGGSTCNQGHSVQYRFDWGNGVYSSWGSSSQSYSYGTAGTYTVKAQARCSSDNSVVSSWSSGKTVTISSAGGDIPITPSTATSQSAGAEFNVDIIVGSANKPVTNLFGVSFELGYPTTYIDYVSYDKSGSFLGSDLLEFVNPDDANGKVAVGLTRRGTSTGVSGYGSVIKIRFKSLPTTPVNTQISFAIHNATANDPNGNAIGLAPGSITITITSGGISVWPGDTNNDRIVNQADVLPLGVYWNYTGPRRTCHANETQWIAHNASPWTPEAATYADANGDGIVNQADVLVIGINWGRTHTMAKAFDENEDEPSGAISGTLVPKLSYNVDRKEVYLDIHAENVANLFGLAFEVNYPQQELAFAGAEPGDLFSQDQIFFQKDQPDLGKLGIAISQKIGQITKAEKSLVTHITFRLLTSERSLEHASVKIEAVKANDDQGKPINIQAQACANPEWLHIGAAPVTQYQLFTNYPNPFNPTTTISYALPDAAHVRIHVFDLTGRLVKTLVDSQQQPGVHSVTWDARDDAGKEVANGMYICRMTAGNEVLHQKMILAK; this is encoded by the coding sequence ATGAGACGCTTAATGATCTATCAAATCATTTTTGTTATAGCTATTGCTACGGGCTGGGCAATACCTGGTTGGTCTAAAATAATAGCCTCTGATAACTTTGAATCTTATTCAGTCAATTCTTATCCTTCGTCTAACTGGTATAATATGTTCAGCGGGGTCGAAGCAAAAATTTCTTCGCAATATGGAGTGTGGGGTTCACAATCTTTTCGATTAGAAGGACAAACAAGTTGGTCAAGGGTCGATGCCAAAGACGTAAGTTATGGCAACCGTATTGAATACCAGGTTTGGGTTTATATCCCAAATGCAACAAGAGGCGCAATAGTTGGATTTTTCAGGAAAGAGGGGAATATGGCGCCTAGCTATAATGCTATTCACTTTAACAACAACGGGCGTATAGCTATTCATGATAATGGGCTTTCAGATATTGATTTACAAGCATACTCTGCAAACCGTTGGTACCTTGTCATTGTCTCAATAGACTTCAATCAAAATAAAATGGACGTTTATATCGATGGTATAAAAAAATATTCTGGAGGACCAAGAAGCAGTCGTTCTAATTGCAATTCTTTTGCTTTAGCAACAAATAACTTTAGCGGTTCTGGCACTGCGGTTGCTTATTTTGATAATGTATGGATTATCGATAATGCGATGGTAACCAAAAACTACCATAGCACAATATCATCAATTGGTGCATTTTCCCAATATCCTTATACACCTGGCAGAAACGGGAAATATGCTGAGGTCAAACTTGAATTTCCAGGTGGATTATCCAATGCCTCCGATATCGTGCTGCACTATTCTCATTGGTGGTCTCAGTTAGCAGGTTCGGCTGTAGGAAAAATTTATATCTCCACTTCACAACAAGTAACACCACAAACTTCAAGTAATGATTGGAAGACCTTTTGGGTTGGTAATGCAACGAATTTGGGGACGTATGTTGGATCATTTACAGCCACAAATACGCAAACGGATGCTACGGTTAATATCAGTTCCTATGTCCAATCCCATCCGTCAAATTATTATTATATAGCCATCAATAACGAGGCAAGCGCAGATATTGCAGTTTATGTTTTATACATTATGTCAAATTCAGGGGGGGCATCAGGTCCTTATGAGCCTAATGATCTAATGAATCAGGCATACGGTCCTTTAACGAAGAACCAGTGGTATACAGCGTATATTGAGACATCCACTGACATTGATTGGTATTATGTTGATGTGAGTGGGGCGATGTCGAGCAACCTTTCTGCATTGCCTATGAATGAGTTGCCATCAGAGTTATTAATCAAATTAAATCAAGTTTCTGATATTAAAGAAAATACTATCTTAATTGCAAGAGAAACTGGCGAAAGCATTAGCAATATGGATCTTAGCCCAACATCTACGTATCCTCTAACAGTAGATCTAGATGTCCCATCCAATTTAGATTACGAATTAGAAGTATACAATTCTTCAGGAGCTCCAATAGGAGGATCGTACAACAATTCAGGCATTGACGAACAGGTTACAGTATCAGTTACTGCCGGAAGATACTATATCAAAGCTTATGGTTTTCAAGGATCTTATAGCTCCAACAGTTCTTATCGGGTGAGGGCGAATTGGGTTTCCAACACCAGCGATATCAATCTCACCTGCTATACAGGCAGCACCTATAATTACTTCACGCCTACCAGTGTTAATCAGGGAGGGACGTTTACCAATTATTTTCGTGTGCAGAATACGGGCACGCAGAGTTCTGGTAATTTCAAACTCTTTGTATACCTGTCGACGAATGATGTTATTTCTCCCTCAGATACAAAAGTTGGTGAAAGCAGCGTTAGCTCTATAAGCGGTGGATCGTATCGGGATGTGGTGACTTCGTGCACGGTGCCCAGTTCTATGACGCCAGGTGATTATTATGTTGGGATGATAATCGATCCTGAGAATGTTGTCCAAGAAACGAACGAAAATGACAACAACTGGCATCATGGTTCCACAAGATTGCTAACGGTCACCACTTCCTCTCATACAGTTAGTACGCCTACGACGCCCAGCGGGCCGTCATCTGGTACTGTAAATCAAACTTTAACCTTTTCGACAGGTGGATCAACTTGTAACCAGGGGCATAGCGTGCAATATCGTTTTGATTGGGGTAATGGTGTTTATTCGTCTTGGGGTTCTTCTTCTCAAAGCTATTCTTATGGCACGGCTGGAACCTATACAGTGAAAGCGCAAGCTCGATGTTCATCTGATAATTCAGTCGTCTCCAGTTGGTCATCGGGGAAAACCGTAACGATTAGCTCAGCAGGCGGCGATATTCCGATTACTCCTTCAACTGCCACTAGCCAATCGGCTGGCGCTGAGTTTAATGTAGATATCATTGTCGGATCAGCTAATAAGCCAGTAACCAATCTCTTTGGCGTGAGTTTCGAGCTTGGCTATCCAACCACATATATAGATTACGTTTCTTATGACAAGAGTGGTTCATTCTTAGGTTCTGACCTTTTGGAATTTGTCAATCCTGATGATGCAAATGGAAAAGTAGCCGTCGGATTAACCCGCAGAGGGACAAGTACTGGAGTAAGCGGTTATGGTTCGGTCATAAAAATTAGGTTCAAATCGTTGCCAACAACACCAGTGAACACCCAAATTTCTTTTGCGATTCATAACGCAACAGCTAATGATCCAAATGGCAATGCAATTGGATTGGCTCCTGGGAGCATTACTATAACGATTACCAGTGGCGGTATTAGCGTTTGGCCTGGTGATACTAACAATGATAGAATTGTCAACCAGGCGGATGTTTTGCCCCTTGGCGTCTATTGGAATTATACAGGGCCAAGGCGCACCTGCCATGCCAATGAAACGCAATGGATCGCACATAACGCAAGCCCATGGACTCCCGAAGCGGCAACCTATGCAGACGCTAATGGAGATGGAATTGTCAACCAGGCAGACGTTTTGGTCATCGGAATAAATTGGGGCAGAACGCATACAATGGCCAAAGCATTTGATGAGAACGAAGATGAACCTTCGGGAGCAATTTCCGGCACGCTTGTTCCGAAACTATCCTATAATGTCGACAGAAAAGAAGTGTACCTCGATATCCACGCTGAAAACGTAGCCAACCTGTTTGGTCTCGCTTTTGAGGTGAACTATCCGCAACAGGAGCTGGCGTTCGCTGGGGCAGAACCCGGAGATTTGTTCAGTCAGGATCAGATCTTCTTCCAGAAAGATCAGCCAGATCTGGGCAAACTGGGTATTGCTATCAGCCAGAAGATCGGACAGATAACGAAGGCAGAAAAGAGCCTGGTAACGCATATTACATTCCGCTTATTGACCAGCGAGCGATCTCTCGAACATGCCAGCGTGAAAATAGAGGCTGTAAAAGCCAATGATGACCAGGGTAAGCCAATTAATATTCAGGCTCAAGCTTGCGCCAATCCAGAGTGGTTACATATTGGCGCAGCTCCAGTGACTCAATACCAGTTGTTTACCAACTACCCCAATCCATTCAACCCAACGACAACCATTTCTTACGCCTTGCCCGATGCAGCCCATGTACGTATCCATGTGTTCGATTTGACTGGGCGATTGGTGAAAACGCTGGTTGATAGCCAGCAGCAACCTGGCGTGCATTCGGTCACCTGGGATGCCCGGGATGACGCTGGAAAAGAAGTGGCCAACGGTATGTATATCTGTCGTATGACGGCTGGTAACGAGGTGTTGCACCAAAAGATGATTCTGGCGAAATAG
- a CDS encoding sigma-54 dependent transcriptional regulator produces MSCPGCQILIVDDDVSICQILRRILESENYEIKEAHSGNEALSLFKENEIDLVLLDFQLPDITGIDVAKDMIAQKPLVPIVLISAYATISKAVEATKMGVYDFLEKPLDRDRITVTIRNALAYGQMQKQLEYYKQDCFARFKMIGQSPQIRYLFAQIERIAPSNTHVLILGENGVGKELVAEAIHCQSHRATRPLVKINCAAIPDNLLESELFGHTKGAFTGANIAKKGRFETADKGTLFLDEIGDLSLAAQAKLLRFLESGEIQRVGSSEIAKVDVRLIAASNKNLKQMVAEKTFREDLYFRLEIFTITVPPLRERRSDIPLLLDFFISNHAEATGVSKPSISPAAIKYLTNCDWPGNIRQLRNFVERLMIMHQGDLIDLNDVISLIEPNESAKSPTIDETKPLQQAREDFEREYILRVLEEHDWKIAKAAEVLHIDRANLYRKMRGLGITVH; encoded by the coding sequence ATGTCGTGCCCTGGTTGCCAAATTCTGATTGTCGATGATGATGTTTCCATCTGTCAAATTTTAAGACGAATTTTAGAAAGCGAAAACTACGAAATAAAGGAAGCGCACTCGGGCAACGAGGCGCTTTCTCTATTTAAAGAGAACGAGATCGACCTAGTGCTGCTGGATTTCCAACTGCCCGATATCACAGGGATCGATGTTGCCAAAGACATGATCGCGCAAAAGCCCCTGGTTCCCATTGTATTGATATCCGCTTATGCCACTATTTCCAAAGCGGTAGAAGCAACAAAAATGGGGGTGTATGATTTTCTGGAAAAACCGTTGGATCGCGATCGCATTACGGTCACGATCCGCAACGCGCTGGCATACGGCCAAATGCAAAAGCAACTGGAATATTATAAGCAGGACTGCTTTGCCCGCTTTAAAATGATTGGCCAATCGCCGCAGATCAGATATTTGTTTGCCCAGATCGAAAGAATTGCGCCGAGCAATACCCATGTCCTCATACTTGGCGAAAATGGAGTCGGAAAAGAGCTTGTGGCTGAAGCGATTCACTGTCAGAGTCATCGCGCCACGAGACCTCTGGTGAAAATCAATTGCGCTGCAATACCCGATAATTTATTAGAGAGTGAGCTGTTTGGCCATACCAAAGGAGCGTTTACTGGCGCCAATATTGCCAAAAAGGGGAGATTTGAGACCGCTGATAAGGGGACCCTGTTTCTCGATGAGATTGGCGATTTAAGCCTGGCAGCACAGGCAAAGCTGCTGCGATTTTTGGAAAGTGGAGAGATACAGCGCGTTGGTTCATCAGAAATTGCCAAAGTAGATGTTCGTCTCATCGCCGCCTCGAATAAAAATTTGAAGCAGATGGTGGCCGAGAAGACCTTTCGAGAGGACCTTTACTTTCGTCTGGAAATTTTTACCATTACCGTTCCGCCATTGCGCGAACGCCGCTCCGATATCCCTTTGCTCCTCGATTTTTTCATCTCTAACCATGCCGAAGCAACTGGCGTATCAAAACCTTCAATATCCCCAGCGGCCATAAAATATCTCACCAATTGCGATTGGCCTGGCAACATCCGTCAGCTCCGCAATTTCGTGGAACGGCTGATGATCATGCACCAGGGTGATCTCATTGATTTAAACGACGTAATCTCGCTGATCGAACCCAACGAATCTGCGAAGTCCCCCACGATTGACGAAACCAAGCCCCTGCAACAGGCCCGAGAAGATTTTGAGCGGGAGTATATTCTCCGCGTATTAGAAGAACACGATTGGAAGATCGCCAAAGCCGCCGAAGTTCTGCACATCGACCGAGCAAATTTGTATCGGAAGATGAGGGGTTTGGGGATAACTGTGCATTGA